One window from the genome of Saimiri boliviensis isolate mSaiBol1 chromosome 2, mSaiBol1.pri, whole genome shotgun sequence encodes:
- the DEGS2 gene encoding sphingolipid delta(4)-desaturase/C4-monooxygenase DES2 isoform X2 has product MGNSAGRSDFEWVYTDQPHTQRRKEILAKYPAIKALMRPDPNLKWTVLAMVLAQLLACWLVRGLAWRWLLFWAYTLGGCVNHSLTLAIHDISHNAAFGTGCAARNRWLAVFANLPVGVPYAASFKKYHVDHHRYLGGDGLDVDVPTRLEGWFFCTPTRKVLWLVLQPFFYSLRPLCVHPRAVTRMEVLNALVQLAADVAIFALWGLKPVVYLLASSFLGLGLHPISGHFVAEHYMFLKGHETYSYYGPLNWITFNVGYHVEHHDFPSIPGCNLPLVRKIAPEYYDHLPQHYSWVRVLWDFVFQDSLGPYARVKRVYRLAKDGL; this is encoded by the exons ATGGGCAACAGCGCGGGCCGCAGCGACTTCGAGTGGGTCTACACTGACCAGCCACACACGCAGCGGCGCAAGGAGATACTGG CCAAGTACCCGGCCATCAAGGCCCTGATGCGGCCGGACCCGAACCTCAAGTGGACAGTGCTGGCGATGGTGCTGGCGCAGCTGCTGGCCTGCTGGTTGGTGCGTGGGCTGGCCTGGCGCTGGCTGCTGTTCTGGGCCTACACCCTTGGCGGCTGCGTGAACCACTCGCTGACGCTGGCCATCCACGACATCTCACACAATGCAGCCTTTGGCACTGGTTGTGCCGCACGCAACCGCTGGCTGGCCGTGTTTGCTAACCTGCCTGTGGGCGTGCCCTATGCCGCCTCCTTCAAGAAGTACCACGTGGACCACCACCGCTACCTGGGTGGCGACGGACTGGATGTGGACGTGCCCACGCGCCTGGAGGGCTGGTTCTTTTGCACACCCACCCGCAAGGTGCTCTGGCTGGTGCTCCAGCCCTTCTTCTACTCACTGCGGCCGCTCTGCGTCCACCCCAGGGCTGTGACCCGCATGGAGGTGCTCAATGCGCTGGTGCAGCTGGCGGCCGATGTGGCCATCTTTGCCCTGTGGGGGCTCAAGCCCGTGGTCTACCTGCTGGCCAGCTCcttcctgggcctgggcctgcaTCCCATCTCGGGCCACTTCGTGGCTGAGCACTACATGTTCCTCAAGGGCCACGAGACCTACTCCTACTACGGGCCCCTCAACTGGATCACCTTCAATGTGGGCTACCACGTGGAGCACCATGACTTCCCCAGCATCCCAGGCTGCAACCTGCCCCTG GTGCGGAAGATTGCGCCCGAGTACTACGACCACCTGCCGCAGCACTACTCGTGGGTGAGGGTGCTCTGGGATTTTGTGTTTCAGGACTCCCTGGGGCCCTATGCCAGGGTGAAGCGGGTGTACAGGCTTGCAAAGGATGGCCTGTGA
- the DEGS2 gene encoding sphingolipid delta(4)-desaturase/C4-monooxygenase DES2 isoform X1 produces MSLIMWWLLSLSLRVLCKEDIFLPIWSHCRSCQRPHPTHKQGGPAKYPAIKALMRPDPNLKWTVLAMVLAQLLACWLVRGLAWRWLLFWAYTLGGCVNHSLTLAIHDISHNAAFGTGCAARNRWLAVFANLPVGVPYAASFKKYHVDHHRYLGGDGLDVDVPTRLEGWFFCTPTRKVLWLVLQPFFYSLRPLCVHPRAVTRMEVLNALVQLAADVAIFALWGLKPVVYLLASSFLGLGLHPISGHFVAEHYMFLKGHETYSYYGPLNWITFNVGYHVEHHDFPSIPGCNLPLVRKIAPEYYDHLPQHYSWVRVLWDFVFQDSLGPYARVKRVYRLAKDGL; encoded by the exons ATGTCGCTTATTATGTGGTGGCTGCTTTCTTTGTCGCTTCGTGTCCTCTGCAAGGAGGACATCTTTTTACCCATTTGGAGTCACTGTCGTTCATGCCAGAGGCCCCATCCAACCCACAAGCAGGGTGGCCCAG CCAAGTACCCGGCCATCAAGGCCCTGATGCGGCCGGACCCGAACCTCAAGTGGACAGTGCTGGCGATGGTGCTGGCGCAGCTGCTGGCCTGCTGGTTGGTGCGTGGGCTGGCCTGGCGCTGGCTGCTGTTCTGGGCCTACACCCTTGGCGGCTGCGTGAACCACTCGCTGACGCTGGCCATCCACGACATCTCACACAATGCAGCCTTTGGCACTGGTTGTGCCGCACGCAACCGCTGGCTGGCCGTGTTTGCTAACCTGCCTGTGGGCGTGCCCTATGCCGCCTCCTTCAAGAAGTACCACGTGGACCACCACCGCTACCTGGGTGGCGACGGACTGGATGTGGACGTGCCCACGCGCCTGGAGGGCTGGTTCTTTTGCACACCCACCCGCAAGGTGCTCTGGCTGGTGCTCCAGCCCTTCTTCTACTCACTGCGGCCGCTCTGCGTCCACCCCAGGGCTGTGACCCGCATGGAGGTGCTCAATGCGCTGGTGCAGCTGGCGGCCGATGTGGCCATCTTTGCCCTGTGGGGGCTCAAGCCCGTGGTCTACCTGCTGGCCAGCTCcttcctgggcctgggcctgcaTCCCATCTCGGGCCACTTCGTGGCTGAGCACTACATGTTCCTCAAGGGCCACGAGACCTACTCCTACTACGGGCCCCTCAACTGGATCACCTTCAATGTGGGCTACCACGTGGAGCACCATGACTTCCCCAGCATCCCAGGCTGCAACCTGCCCCTG GTGCGGAAGATTGCGCCCGAGTACTACGACCACCTGCCGCAGCACTACTCGTGGGTGAGGGTGCTCTGGGATTTTGTGTTTCAGGACTCCCTGGGGCCCTATGCCAGGGTGAAGCGGGTGTACAGGCTTGCAAAGGATGGCCTGTGA